In a genomic window of Athene noctua chromosome 24, bAthNoc1.hap1.1, whole genome shotgun sequence:
- the DHDDS gene encoding dehydrodolichyl diphosphate synthase complex subunit DHDDS isoform X2: MSWIREGELTIIERFCANIIKAGPMPKHVAFIMDGNRRYAQKCHVERQQGHSQGFDKLAQTLRWCLNLGIREVTVYAFSIENFKRSKEEVDGLMDLARQKFSRLLEEQESLKKHGVCIRVLGDLPLLPLDIQELIAQAVLATRNYKKCFLNVCFAYTSRHEISNAVREMAWGVEQGLLEPSDVSESLLDKCLYTNNSPDPDLLIRTSGEVRLSDFLLWQVIPHLIGKFLALINLTWQYVSWDEEILDRMDFWIPGRGVCHMSAGVLTL; this comes from the exons ATGTCGTGGATCAGAGAGGGCGAGCTGACCATCATAGAGAGATTTTGCGCCAACATCATTAAG GCAGGTCCGATGCCCAAGCATGTTGCCTTCATCATGGATGGCAATCGCCGTTACGCCCAGAAGTGTCACGTGGAGAGGCAGCAGGGGCATTCGCAAGGCTTTGATAAGCTGGCACAG ACACTACGGTGGTGCTTAAATCTGGGCATTCGGGAGGTCACTGTTTATGCCTTCAGTATTGAGAACTTTAAACGCTCCAAGGAGGAGGTGGATGGACTAATGGATCTGGCAAGACAGAAATTCAGCCGCCTACTGGAAGAACA GGAGAGCTTGAAGAAGCACGGTGTGTGTATCCGTGTCCTTGGGGACCTGCCACTTCTGCCCTTGGATATTCAGGAGCTGATTGCCCAAGCTGTGCTGGCAACTAGGAACTACAAGAA GTGCTTTCTAAACGTCTGCTTTGCATACACGTCGAGACATGAAATCAGCAATGCTGTCAGGGAGATGGCATGGGGGGTGGAACAAGGATTGCTCGAACCCAG TGATGTGTCTGAATCGTTGCTTGATAAGTGTCTGTACACCAACAACTCCCCTGACCCAGACCTCCTGATTCGAACCTCTGGAGAGGTTCGGTTGAGTGATTTCTTGCTCTGGCAG GTGATTCCTCATTTGATTGGTAAATTCCTGGCTTTGATTAATTTAACCTGGCAGTATGTTTCCTGGGATGAGGAAATCCTGGACAGGATGGATTTCTGGATTCCTGGGAGAGGTGTTTGTCACATGTCAGCTGGAGTTTTAACCCTATAA